Proteins from one Megalopta genalis isolate 19385.01 chromosome 1, iyMegGena1_principal, whole genome shotgun sequence genomic window:
- the rl gene encoding mitogen-activated protein kinase rl: MAGEGSASVNLNCEVVRGQTFEVGPRYTNLSYMGEGAYGMVVSAYDNVTKTKVAIKKISPFEHQTYSQRTLREIKILTRFKHENIIDIRDILRAPTIEQMKDVYIVQCLMETDLYKLLKTQAISNDHICYFLYQILRGLKYIHSANVLHRDLKPSNLLLNTTCDLKICDFGLARVADPEHNHAGFLTEYVATRWYRAPEIMLNSKGYTKSIDIWSVGCILAEMLSRRAIFPGKHYLDQLNHILGVLGSPSAEDLDCIVNEKARNYLQSLPYKPKVPWTTLFPTADPRALDLLDKMLTFNPNKRIVVEDALAHPYLEQYYDPSDEPVAEEPFKLDMELDDLPKEVLKQYIFEETLLFQRNHQENAM, translated from the exons ATGGCGGGCGAAGGTTCTGCAAGTGTAAATCTGAATTGCGAGGTCGTTCGCGGACAAACGTTCGAGGTTGGCCCCCGATACACAAATTTGTCGTACATGGGCGAGGGTGCCTATGGGATGGTCGT ATCTGCTTACGACAATGTAACAAAAACAAAGGTAGCTATTAAAAAAATTTCACCTTTTGAACATCAGACATATAGCCAGAGAACTTTGagggaaataaaaattttgaccAGGTTTAAGCATGAAAAT ATAATAGATATAAGGGATATATTAAGGGCACCTACtatagaacaaatgaaagatGTATATATTGTTCAATGCCTGATGGAAACTGATCTCTACAAACTTCTTAAAACACAG GCTATTAGTAATGATCACATATGCTATTTTCTCTACCAAATATTACGAGGATTGAAGTACATTCATTCAGCAAATGTGTTGCACAGAGACTTGAAACCTAGCAACCTTCTCTTGAATACCACATGTGACCTTAAAATCTGTGACTTTGGTTTAGCCAGAGTTGCTGATCCAGAACACAATCATGCTGGCTTCCTTACAGAATATGTAGCAACAAGGTGGTACAGAGCTCCAGAAATAATGCTTAATTCAAAG GGCTATACAAAATCTATAGACATCTGGTCTGTTGGTTGCATACTTGCAGAGATGCTTTCAAGACGAGCAATATTTCCAGGCAAACATTACTTAGACCAACTGAATCATATATTGGGTGTTCTTGGTTCACCATCTGCTGAGGATCTTGATTGTATTGTTAACGAAAAG GCACGGAATTATCTTCAGTCATTACCATACAAACCAAAGGTTCCATGGACAACTCTTTTCCCGACCGCAGATCCACGAGCTTTGGATCTTCTAGATAAGATGTTGACATTTAATCCTAACAAACGAATCGTCGTGGAAGATGCACTTGCACATCCATATTTAGAACAATATTACGATCCTTCTGATGAG CCTGTCGCGGAAGAACCGTTTAAATTAGACATGGAGTTGGACGATCTTCCAAAGGAAGTTTTAAAGCAATACATCTTCGAGGAGACTCTTCTATTCCAGAGGAATCATCAGGAGAACGCTATGTAG